The following coding sequences are from one Acipenser ruthenus chromosome 7, fAciRut3.2 maternal haplotype, whole genome shotgun sequence window:
- the LOC117415208 gene encoding protein LLP homolog, with the protein MAKSLRSKWKRKMRAEKRKKNAPKELARLKTALALDGKGDISMEDVKEIATVVPAAKLKEKATDAAMEGEDGGASQMDTDSKRSKKTQLDEHGQYPVWMNPRQRKRLKQKRGNHGKAKNQKKLAW; encoded by the exons ATGGCAAAAAGCTTACGGAGCAAGTGGAAGAGGAAGATGCGAGCtgagaagaggaagaagaatgCCCCCAAGGAGCTGGCTCGTCTCAAAACTGCCCTGGCTTTAGATGGCAAGGGGGACATTTCCATGGAAGATGTGAAGGAAATAGCAACTGTAGTGCCAGCTGCGAAGCTGAAGGAGAAAGCGACAGATGCAGCAATGGAAGGAGAAGACG GGGGCGCTTCTCAGATGGACACAGACAGCAAGCGAAGCAAAAAAACTCAGCTGGACGAGCACGGGCAGTACCCCGTGTGGATGAACCCGAGACAGAGAAAGAGGCTGAAACAGAAACGCGGGAACCATGgcaaagcaaagaaccaaaagaaatTGGCTTGGTAG